One genomic segment of Penaeus chinensis breed Huanghai No. 1 chromosome 24, ASM1920278v2, whole genome shotgun sequence includes these proteins:
- the LOC125038390 gene encoding heme-binding protein 2-like encodes MTPDEGPLTFQGLPGFRGPCHGCSRKGNDGVRHTVDPSSPLPHHNRRKVVRHYLIADISHLVFHEKGCRQARSHVPSATKSSRCQEKLSVPPPVRAVIVYPKLHPGNPTASFEPPQNVAANSLSACPQGYEVRAYPAAKWVCHSQVQQAASRRKDTRAFFALFRYIDGGNEAEANIPMTAPVSMKKTPIDDKIDAQMCFYLPADRQASPPAPTNAELYIEERPAFTAFVRTFGGFANKERVWEEAAEALKIDLEAAQEDGVDFSFFYRAGYDSPMKFENRRNEVWYLKN; translated from the exons ATGACGCCTGACGAAGGACCCCTCACCTTCCAAGGTCTCCCTGGATTTCGTGGCCCCTGCCATGGATGCTCTCGAAAAGGAAACGACGGGGTAAGGCACACTGTAGATCCATCGAGTCCCCTGCCTCACCACAATCGGCGCAAAGTGGTCCGTCACTACCTCATCGCAGATATCTCCCACCTTGTCTTCCATGAAAAAGGCTGCCGACAAGCACGATCGCACGTGCCCTCTGCCACGAAGTCCAGCAGATGCCAG GAAAAATTAAGTGTACCTCCTCCCGTGAGAGCTGTAATAGTATATCCAAAACTGCATCCGGGG AATCCTACAGCCTCTTTTGAGCCTCCTCAAAACGT TGCAGCTAATTCCCTCTCTGCATGCCCACAGGGCTACGAAGTGCGCGCGTACCCAGCGGCCAAGTGGGTCTGCCACAGCCAGGTCCAGCAGGCGGCCAGCAGGCGCAAGGACACGCGCGCCTTCTTCGCCCTCTTCCGCTACATTGACGGCGGCAACGAAGCAG AGGCCAATATCCCGATGACCGCGCCCGTCAGCATGAAGAAGACGCCCATCGACGACAAAATCGACGCCCAGATGTGCTTCTACCTGCCCGCCGACCGCCAGGCCAGCCCGCCAGCGCCCACTAACGCCGAGCTGTACATCGAGGAGCGCCCCGCCTTCACCGCCTTCGTCAG GACCTTCGGGGGCTTCGCGAACAAAGAGCGCGTTTGGGAGGAGGCTGCAGAGGCCCTCAAGATCGACCTCGAGGCAGCGCAGGAGGACGGAGtcgacttctccttcttctacag GGCTGGCTATGACTCCCCGATGAAATTCGAAAACCGGCGGAATGAGGTTTGGTATCTGAAGAATTAA
- the LOC125038146 gene encoding zinc finger protein 3-like isoform X1: protein MGTFANFDRICRLCGIESNDLIHLFENTSQDRNLVAIIKKYLRVTVNIKDALPQQVCGPCIAKLDEVVDFMDASQTTQIKLRNQLKDSSSDNSVRIHEDQLYELIQDVKVELEEAEEQFFDDLDDEDYGPHGSRRRNTRLRSLRGRSAAVKAGGKRVGRPKRSKTLVGAGANGEASLVQLQEGHHQQREDEGEETKKDESLTPLDYGDSLIEEANTLSAPEEMGIQQKCAVRCCVCKASFDQLEQLSSHSLEAHQLETPRYMCPQCPRTFPKVTSMTNHQRRKHQETLQGCPKCRKLYPAHYLWTRHMLVHSNTRPFSCDECDKKFKSKPELINHKKVHRPSEERYTHCCEVCGKRFTQKANLESHLRLHTGNRPFSCEFCGKCFSQRGNMEEHRRIHTGEKPFVCDVCGVSYSRQGQLAMHRRKHNGEKPHKCQYCEKEFLRREVLRKHEHMHTDTRPYKCSYCEKSFRDQGKRKVHERLHTGERPYECQVCGRGFCESGNLRKHLRVHQRRPGAVVAPAAPPAARERDGLLPPAISVAVSSAAPGPTSYSVPHTTFTFPGAPAVRHGVEGMAEGSLMLVPEVSGLVTPATHIVTSSMPHNPQPALAVPMAGSPCPTNHPLVTLRPLEEPRESPALAEGGNREDYRVSAPSSSFQTVGWALYQT, encoded by the exons ATGGGGACTTTCGCCAATTTCGACCGGATTTGTAGATTGTGTGGTATCGAGAGCAACGACCTGATCCATCTCTTCGAAAACACAAGTCAGGACCGCAATCTGGTGGCCATAATCAAGAAGTATCTGCGCGTTACA GTAAATATAAAAGATGCTCTGCCTCAGCAAGTATGTGGACCATGTATTGCAAAGCTGGACGAGGTGGTGGACTTTATGGATGCAAGTCAGACTACGCAGATAAAGCTCAGGAACCAGCTAAAAG ATAGCTCTTCAGATAATAGTGTTCGGATCCATGAAGACCAACTGTATGAACTGATTCAAGATGTCAAAGTGGAGCTGGAAGAAGCAGAGGAGCAGTTTTTTGATGATCTTGATGACGAAGACTATG GACCTCatgggagcaggagaaggaatacTCGGCTGCGGAGTCTGCGAGGACGAAGTGCGGCCGTTAAAG CTGGTGGGAAAAGAGTCGGAAGGCCCAAGAGGAGCAAGACCTTGGTTGGTGCCGGGGCAAATGGTGAAGCGAGTCTCGTCCAGTTGCAAGAGGGTCACCATCagcaaagagaagatgaaggg gaggaaacaaagaaagatgaaagtTTAACACCATTGGATTATGGTGACAGCCTGATAGAAGAGGCAAATACTCTTTCTGCACCAGAAGAAATG GGTATCCAACAGAAATGTGCTGTCAGATGTTGTGTGTGCAAAGCCTCTTTTGATCAACTGGAGCAATTGTCATCACACTCCTTGGAGGCCCATCAGCTGGAGACACCACGTTACATGTGTCCACAGTGTCCTCGTACCTTCCCCAAAGTCACATCTATGACCAACCACCAGCGGAGGAAACACCAGGAAACATTGCAGGG GTGCCCCAAGTGTAGGAAATTATATCCAGCACACTACCTTTGGACTCGTCACATGTTGGTCCACTCAAACACGCGTCCGTTTTCATGCGATGAGTGTGACAAGAAGTTCAAAAGTAAGCCAGAACTAATCAACCACAAGAAGGTTCACAGACCAAGTGAAGAACGCTACACACACTGCTGTGAAGTGTGTGGGAAAAG ATTTACACAGAAAGCAAATCTTGAAAGCCACCTAAGGCTTCACACAGGAAACCGTCCCTTCTCATGTGAGTTTTGTGGAAAGTGTTTTTCTCAAAGAGGGAACATGGAGGAACACCGTAGAATTCACACAGGGGAAAAGCCGTTTGTATGTGATGTCTGCGGGGTCAG TTATTCACGCCAGGGGCAGTTAGCAATGCACAGAAGAAAACACAATGGTGAAAAGCCACATAAATGCCAGTACTGTGAAAAGGAATTTCTGCGGAGGGAAGTACTACGTAAGCATGAACATATGCATACGGATACGCGTCCATACAAGTGCTCCTACTGTGAAAAAAGTTTTAg AGACCAAGGAAAGCGCAAGGTGCATGAAAGGCTCCACACTGGGGAGAGGCCCTATGAGTGCCAAGTGTGCGGCAGGGGCTTTTGTGAATCAGGCAACCTGCGCAAGCACCTGCGTGTGCACCAGCGGCGCCCAGGTGCTGTGGTTGCACCAGCTGCCCCACCTGCAGCAAGGGAGCGAGAtggcctcctgcctcctgcaATCAGTGTGGCTGTTAGCAGTGCTGCACCAGGACCCACAAGCTACAGTGTGCCACACACAACGTTCACCTTCCCTGGTGCCCCTGCGGTGAGGCATGGTGTGGAAGGCATGGCAGAAGGGTCGCTCATGCTGGTGCCAGAAGTGTCCGGCTTAGTTACACCTGCCACGCACATTGTGACTTCTAGCATGCCCCACAACCCCCAACCTGCATTGGCTGTGCCCATGGCTGGCTCCCCATGCCCCACCAACCACCCACTTGTCACCCTTCGGCCGCTGGAGGAGCCAAGGGAAAGTCCGGCCTTGGCCGAGGGCGGCAACAGGGAAGACTACAGGGTGAGCgccccctcttcatccttccaaACAGTTGGATGGGCACTCTATCAGACTTAA
- the LOC125038146 gene encoding zinc finger protein 3-like isoform X3 yields the protein MDASQTTQIKLRNQLKDSSSDNSVRIHEDQLYELIQDVKVELEEAEEQFFDDLDDEDYGPHGSRRRNTRLRSLRGRSAAVKAGGKRVGRPKRSKTLVGAGANGEASLVQLQEGHHQQREDEGEETKKDESLTPLDYGDSLIEEANTLSAPEEMGIQQKCAVRCCVCKASFDQLEQLSSHSLEAHQLETPRYMCPQCPRTFPKVTSMTNHQRRKHQETLQGCPKCRKLYPAHYLWTRHMLVHSNTRPFSCDECDKKFKSKPELINHKKVHRPSEERYTHCCEVCGKRFTQKANLESHLRLHTGNRPFSCEFCGKCFSQRGNMEEHRRIHTGEKPFVCDVCGVSYSRQGQLAMHRRKHNGEKPHKCQYCEKEFLRREVLRKHEHMHTDTRPYKCSYCEKSFRDQGKRKVHERLHTGERPYECQVCGRGFCESGNLRKHLRVHQRRPGAVVAPAAPPAARERDGLLPPAISVAVSSAAPGPTSYSVPHTTFTFPGAPAVRHGVEGMAEGSLMLVPEVSGLVTPATHIVTSSMPHNPQPALAVPMAGSPCPTNHPLVTLRPLEEPRESPALAEGGNREDYRVSAPSSSFQTVGWALYQT from the exons ATGGATGCAAGTCAGACTACGCAGATAAAGCTCAGGAACCAGCTAAAAG ATAGCTCTTCAGATAATAGTGTTCGGATCCATGAAGACCAACTGTATGAACTGATTCAAGATGTCAAAGTGGAGCTGGAAGAAGCAGAGGAGCAGTTTTTTGATGATCTTGATGACGAAGACTATG GACCTCatgggagcaggagaaggaatacTCGGCTGCGGAGTCTGCGAGGACGAAGTGCGGCCGTTAAAG CTGGTGGGAAAAGAGTCGGAAGGCCCAAGAGGAGCAAGACCTTGGTTGGTGCCGGGGCAAATGGTGAAGCGAGTCTCGTCCAGTTGCAAGAGGGTCACCATCagcaaagagaagatgaaggg gaggaaacaaagaaagatgaaagtTTAACACCATTGGATTATGGTGACAGCCTGATAGAAGAGGCAAATACTCTTTCTGCACCAGAAGAAATG GGTATCCAACAGAAATGTGCTGTCAGATGTTGTGTGTGCAAAGCCTCTTTTGATCAACTGGAGCAATTGTCATCACACTCCTTGGAGGCCCATCAGCTGGAGACACCACGTTACATGTGTCCACAGTGTCCTCGTACCTTCCCCAAAGTCACATCTATGACCAACCACCAGCGGAGGAAACACCAGGAAACATTGCAGGG GTGCCCCAAGTGTAGGAAATTATATCCAGCACACTACCTTTGGACTCGTCACATGTTGGTCCACTCAAACACGCGTCCGTTTTCATGCGATGAGTGTGACAAGAAGTTCAAAAGTAAGCCAGAACTAATCAACCACAAGAAGGTTCACAGACCAAGTGAAGAACGCTACACACACTGCTGTGAAGTGTGTGGGAAAAG ATTTACACAGAAAGCAAATCTTGAAAGCCACCTAAGGCTTCACACAGGAAACCGTCCCTTCTCATGTGAGTTTTGTGGAAAGTGTTTTTCTCAAAGAGGGAACATGGAGGAACACCGTAGAATTCACACAGGGGAAAAGCCGTTTGTATGTGATGTCTGCGGGGTCAG TTATTCACGCCAGGGGCAGTTAGCAATGCACAGAAGAAAACACAATGGTGAAAAGCCACATAAATGCCAGTACTGTGAAAAGGAATTTCTGCGGAGGGAAGTACTACGTAAGCATGAACATATGCATACGGATACGCGTCCATACAAGTGCTCCTACTGTGAAAAAAGTTTTAg AGACCAAGGAAAGCGCAAGGTGCATGAAAGGCTCCACACTGGGGAGAGGCCCTATGAGTGCCAAGTGTGCGGCAGGGGCTTTTGTGAATCAGGCAACCTGCGCAAGCACCTGCGTGTGCACCAGCGGCGCCCAGGTGCTGTGGTTGCACCAGCTGCCCCACCTGCAGCAAGGGAGCGAGAtggcctcctgcctcctgcaATCAGTGTGGCTGTTAGCAGTGCTGCACCAGGACCCACAAGCTACAGTGTGCCACACACAACGTTCACCTTCCCTGGTGCCCCTGCGGTGAGGCATGGTGTGGAAGGCATGGCAGAAGGGTCGCTCATGCTGGTGCCAGAAGTGTCCGGCTTAGTTACACCTGCCACGCACATTGTGACTTCTAGCATGCCCCACAACCCCCAACCTGCATTGGCTGTGCCCATGGCTGGCTCCCCATGCCCCACCAACCACCCACTTGTCACCCTTCGGCCGCTGGAGGAGCCAAGGGAAAGTCCGGCCTTGGCCGAGGGCGGCAACAGGGAAGACTACAGGGTGAGCgccccctcttcatccttccaaACAGTTGGATGGGCACTCTATCAGACTTAA
- the LOC125038146 gene encoding zinc finger protein 3-like isoform X2: MWTMYCKAGRGGGLYGCKSDYADKAQEPAKSSSDNSVRIHEDQLYELIQDVKVELEEAEEQFFDDLDDEDYGPHGSRRRNTRLRSLRGRSAAVKAGGKRVGRPKRSKTLVGAGANGEASLVQLQEGHHQQREDEGEETKKDESLTPLDYGDSLIEEANTLSAPEEMGIQQKCAVRCCVCKASFDQLEQLSSHSLEAHQLETPRYMCPQCPRTFPKVTSMTNHQRRKHQETLQGCPKCRKLYPAHYLWTRHMLVHSNTRPFSCDECDKKFKSKPELINHKKVHRPSEERYTHCCEVCGKRFTQKANLESHLRLHTGNRPFSCEFCGKCFSQRGNMEEHRRIHTGEKPFVCDVCGVSYSRQGQLAMHRRKHNGEKPHKCQYCEKEFLRREVLRKHEHMHTDTRPYKCSYCEKSFRDQGKRKVHERLHTGERPYECQVCGRGFCESGNLRKHLRVHQRRPGAVVAPAAPPAARERDGLLPPAISVAVSSAAPGPTSYSVPHTTFTFPGAPAVRHGVEGMAEGSLMLVPEVSGLVTPATHIVTSSMPHNPQPALAVPMAGSPCPTNHPLVTLRPLEEPRESPALAEGGNREDYRVSAPSSSFQTVGWALYQT, from the exons ATGTGGACCATGTATTGCAAAGCTGGACGAGGTGGTGGACTTTATGGATGCAAGTCAGACTACGCAGATAAAGCTCAGGAACCAGCTAAAAG CTCTTCAGATAATAGTGTTCGGATCCATGAAGACCAACTGTATGAACTGATTCAAGATGTCAAAGTGGAGCTGGAAGAAGCAGAGGAGCAGTTTTTTGATGATCTTGATGACGAAGACTATG GACCTCatgggagcaggagaaggaatacTCGGCTGCGGAGTCTGCGAGGACGAAGTGCGGCCGTTAAAG CTGGTGGGAAAAGAGTCGGAAGGCCCAAGAGGAGCAAGACCTTGGTTGGTGCCGGGGCAAATGGTGAAGCGAGTCTCGTCCAGTTGCAAGAGGGTCACCATCagcaaagagaagatgaaggg gaggaaacaaagaaagatgaaagtTTAACACCATTGGATTATGGTGACAGCCTGATAGAAGAGGCAAATACTCTTTCTGCACCAGAAGAAATG GGTATCCAACAGAAATGTGCTGTCAGATGTTGTGTGTGCAAAGCCTCTTTTGATCAACTGGAGCAATTGTCATCACACTCCTTGGAGGCCCATCAGCTGGAGACACCACGTTACATGTGTCCACAGTGTCCTCGTACCTTCCCCAAAGTCACATCTATGACCAACCACCAGCGGAGGAAACACCAGGAAACATTGCAGGG GTGCCCCAAGTGTAGGAAATTATATCCAGCACACTACCTTTGGACTCGTCACATGTTGGTCCACTCAAACACGCGTCCGTTTTCATGCGATGAGTGTGACAAGAAGTTCAAAAGTAAGCCAGAACTAATCAACCACAAGAAGGTTCACAGACCAAGTGAAGAACGCTACACACACTGCTGTGAAGTGTGTGGGAAAAG ATTTACACAGAAAGCAAATCTTGAAAGCCACCTAAGGCTTCACACAGGAAACCGTCCCTTCTCATGTGAGTTTTGTGGAAAGTGTTTTTCTCAAAGAGGGAACATGGAGGAACACCGTAGAATTCACACAGGGGAAAAGCCGTTTGTATGTGATGTCTGCGGGGTCAG TTATTCACGCCAGGGGCAGTTAGCAATGCACAGAAGAAAACACAATGGTGAAAAGCCACATAAATGCCAGTACTGTGAAAAGGAATTTCTGCGGAGGGAAGTACTACGTAAGCATGAACATATGCATACGGATACGCGTCCATACAAGTGCTCCTACTGTGAAAAAAGTTTTAg AGACCAAGGAAAGCGCAAGGTGCATGAAAGGCTCCACACTGGGGAGAGGCCCTATGAGTGCCAAGTGTGCGGCAGGGGCTTTTGTGAATCAGGCAACCTGCGCAAGCACCTGCGTGTGCACCAGCGGCGCCCAGGTGCTGTGGTTGCACCAGCTGCCCCACCTGCAGCAAGGGAGCGAGAtggcctcctgcctcctgcaATCAGTGTGGCTGTTAGCAGTGCTGCACCAGGACCCACAAGCTACAGTGTGCCACACACAACGTTCACCTTCCCTGGTGCCCCTGCGGTGAGGCATGGTGTGGAAGGCATGGCAGAAGGGTCGCTCATGCTGGTGCCAGAAGTGTCCGGCTTAGTTACACCTGCCACGCACATTGTGACTTCTAGCATGCCCCACAACCCCCAACCTGCATTGGCTGTGCCCATGGCTGGCTCCCCATGCCCCACCAACCACCCACTTGTCACCCTTCGGCCGCTGGAGGAGCCAAGGGAAAGTCCGGCCTTGGCCGAGGGCGGCAACAGGGAAGACTACAGGGTGAGCgccccctcttcatccttccaaACAGTTGGATGGGCACTCTATCAGACTTAA